One Dietzia sp. JS16-p6b genomic window carries:
- a CDS encoding class I SAM-dependent RNA methyltransferase yields MTPVTGTDWTGRVLRLRIEGPAQGGEFVARHSGRVVFCRGGITGELAEVVIDDDPGRAFCRGTVTRVLEPSPDRIDPVCPAAAAGAGCCDWSHIGPSAAREFAGVVLADQARRIGRIGSVPDRVAVDVPAGDGATTGWRTVARWVTGDDGVPGVRRARSREVVTRPCVQADPRIGEAIRAAGLGPGREVLGVLGDDGQVHVAHRPVTDPVSRGRDRRSRRGAATRARARASRAGEWEPVAGAPTVTRRVGERTWRLPVDAFWQAHRSAAAHYSELVRTAVSGAPALPGDPVVWDLYGGAGLFSAAVLDVVPRARVIVVESSPASLEAVGSALGIGPAVVPVASRVEPFLERSSGSGDRGDEPDLVILDPPRGGAGIEVMATLARGTASRIVHVGCDPASLARDVGVLVSAGWTLAGIRGVAAFPATHHVEGLAVLDSPRVR; encoded by the coding sequence ATGACGCCGGTGACCGGGACCGACTGGACGGGGCGCGTGCTGCGACTGCGCATCGAGGGTCCGGCGCAGGGTGGTGAGTTCGTGGCCCGGCACTCCGGACGAGTGGTGTTCTGCCGCGGCGGGATCACGGGGGAACTGGCCGAGGTGGTGATCGACGACGACCCCGGGCGGGCATTCTGCCGCGGAACCGTGACCCGCGTGCTCGAACCGTCACCCGACCGGATCGACCCCGTCTGTCCGGCGGCGGCGGCCGGTGCAGGGTGTTGCGACTGGAGCCACATCGGCCCGTCGGCCGCCCGGGAGTTCGCGGGAGTCGTCCTGGCCGACCAGGCCCGCCGTATCGGGCGGATCGGGTCGGTTCCGGATCGTGTCGCCGTGGACGTCCCCGCGGGTGACGGTGCGACCACCGGGTGGCGGACGGTGGCCCGGTGGGTGACGGGGGACGACGGCGTGCCGGGCGTCCGACGCGCGCGCTCGCGCGAGGTGGTGACCCGGCCGTGCGTCCAGGCGGACCCGCGGATCGGCGAGGCCATCCGGGCCGCGGGCCTGGGGCCGGGCCGGGAGGTCCTCGGCGTCCTGGGGGACGACGGGCAGGTGCACGTGGCGCACCGCCCGGTCACCGACCCGGTGTCGCGCGGGCGCGACCGCCGGTCCCGGCGGGGCGCGGCGACCCGGGCGCGGGCCAGGGCCTCGCGAGCCGGAGAGTGGGAGCCCGTGGCGGGCGCCCCGACCGTGACCCGGAGGGTGGGGGAGCGCACCTGGCGGTTGCCGGTCGACGCGTTCTGGCAGGCGCACAGATCCGCTGCCGCGCACTACAGCGAACTCGTCCGCACCGCCGTGTCCGGCGCCCCCGCCCTCCCCGGCGACCCGGTGGTCTGGGACCTCTACGGGGGAGCGGGCCTGTTCTCCGCCGCCGTCCTCGACGTGGTCCCCCGGGCCCGCGTAATCGTGGTCGAATCCTCGCCCGCCTCCCTCGAGGCCGTGGGATCGGCTCTCGGGATCGGCCCCGCGGTCGTCCCGGTGGCGTCGAGGGTGGAGCCGTTCCTGGAGCGGTCGAGCGGTTCCGGCGATCGCGGCGACGAACCCGACCTCGTGATCCTGGACCCGCCGAGAGGCGGCGCGGGAATCGAGGTGATGGCCACGCTCGCTCGTGGTACGGCGTCCCGCATCGTCCATGTGGGGTGCGACCCGGCCAGCCTCGCGCGCGATGTCGGGGTGCTCGTGTCAGCCGGTTGGACACTCGCGGGGATCCGCGGTGTCGCGGCGTTCCCCGCGACACACCACGTGGAGGGCCTCGCCGTCCTCGACTCACCGCGGGTGCGCTGA
- the dxs gene encoding 1-deoxy-D-xylulose-5-phosphate synthase: protein MSVLDQVNGPSDLRALGSDELVRLCGEIREFLIRKVSATGGHLGPNLGVVELTVALHRVFDSPRDPIVFDTGHQSYVHKIVTGRKDQFDGLRTRGGLSGYPCRAESEHDIVESSHATSSLSYADGLAKAYSLSGQNDRTVVAVIGDGAMTGGMAWEALNNIAAGKDRPMVIVVNDNGRSYSPTIGGLAERLGVLRLQPAYEKAMDHTKRTLGARKDLLGKAVYSILHGIKTGLKDVVSPQELFADLGLKYMGPVDGHNLAATESALRLAKDFGGPVVVHVVTRKGMGYVHAENNVADQMHATGVIDPDTGRPLSSSSSVDWTSVFSEELCEIGAQRDDVVAITAAMAGPTGLTAFGDRFPDRMFDVGIAEQHAVASAAGLALGGLHPVVAVYSTFLNRAFDQLLMDVALLGLPVTLVLDRSGVTGPDGASHNGMWDLSLAGIVPGVRVAAPRDAETLRAELREAVAVTDGPTVVRFPKGSVGEPLPSLETSSDGVDRVFGTGDADILVVAVGSMVAPSMAAARELRAEGVSVDVVDPRWVYPVPQSIVDSARGRRLVVTVEDNGIHGGVGSAVSAVLERAGVGVDRLTLGLPQEFLDHASRGEILSDTGLTAEGIADGIRRRLYDRVES from the coding sequence ATGAGTGTGCTCGATCAGGTGAACGGCCCCTCCGACCTCCGTGCACTCGGATCCGACGAGCTGGTCCGGCTCTGCGGTGAGATCAGGGAGTTCCTCATCCGCAAGGTGTCCGCGACAGGTGGGCACCTCGGCCCCAATCTCGGCGTGGTGGAACTGACGGTCGCGCTACACCGCGTGTTCGACTCCCCGCGGGACCCCATCGTCTTCGACACCGGGCACCAGTCGTACGTCCACAAGATCGTCACGGGTCGGAAGGACCAGTTCGACGGTCTTAGGACGCGCGGGGGTCTGTCCGGCTATCCGTGCCGTGCGGAGAGTGAACACGACATCGTCGAGTCCTCGCACGCGACCTCGTCGCTCTCGTACGCCGACGGACTCGCCAAGGCGTACTCCCTCAGCGGCCAGAACGACCGGACCGTCGTCGCGGTGATCGGCGACGGGGCGATGACAGGGGGCATGGCCTGGGAGGCGCTGAACAACATCGCCGCCGGCAAGGACCGGCCCATGGTGATCGTCGTCAACGACAACGGCCGGTCGTACTCGCCCACGATCGGCGGACTGGCCGAACGGCTCGGGGTCCTGCGTCTCCAGCCCGCGTACGAGAAGGCGATGGACCACACCAAGCGCACTCTGGGCGCCCGAAAGGACCTCCTCGGCAAGGCCGTGTACTCGATCCTGCACGGGATCAAGACGGGACTCAAGGACGTGGTCTCACCGCAGGAGTTGTTCGCCGACCTGGGTCTGAAGTACATGGGGCCCGTCGACGGGCACAATCTGGCCGCCACCGAATCGGCGTTGCGGTTGGCCAAGGACTTCGGCGGGCCGGTGGTCGTCCACGTGGTGACCCGCAAGGGCATGGGCTACGTCCACGCGGAGAACAACGTCGCCGACCAGATGCACGCGACCGGGGTCATCGACCCCGACACCGGCCGCCCGCTCTCGTCGTCGTCGTCAGTGGACTGGACGTCGGTCTTCTCCGAGGAGCTGTGCGAGATCGGGGCGCAGCGAGACGACGTGGTGGCCATCACCGCGGCCATGGCCGGACCGACGGGGCTGACCGCCTTCGGCGACCGGTTCCCGGATCGCATGTTCGACGTGGGCATCGCAGAGCAGCACGCGGTGGCCTCGGCCGCCGGACTCGCGCTGGGTGGGCTGCACCCCGTGGTGGCCGTCTACTCCACGTTCCTCAACCGGGCGTTCGACCAGCTGCTGATGGACGTCGCCCTTCTCGGGCTACCGGTCACCCTGGTACTCGATCGCTCCGGGGTGACCGGCCCCGACGGCGCCAGCCACAACGGGATGTGGGACCTGTCCCTGGCGGGGATCGTCCCGGGCGTCCGGGTGGCCGCACCGCGCGATGCCGAGACCCTCCGCGCGGAACTCCGTGAAGCCGTGGCGGTGACGGACGGCCCGACCGTGGTGCGCTTCCCCAAGGGGTCCGTCGGTGAGCCCCTTCCGTCGTTGGAGACATCGTCGGACGGCGTTGACCGGGTGTTCGGGACCGGGGACGCCGACATCCTGGTGGTCGCGGTCGGGTCGATGGTCGCGCCGTCGATGGCGGCGGCACGGGAACTGCGGGCCGAGGGGGTATCGGTCGACGTGGTCGATCCGCGCTGGGTCTATCCCGTCCCGCAGTCGATCGTCGACTCCGCCCGTGGTCGCCGGCTCGTGGTGACGGTCGAGGACAACGGGATTCACGGCGGCGTCGGTTCGGCGGTCTCGGCGGTGCTGGAGCGCGCGGGGGTCGGTGTTGATCGACTGACCCTCGGCCTTCCGCAGGAGTTCCTCGATCACGCCTCCCGGGGCGAGATCCTCTCCGACACGGGGTTGACCGCGGAGGGGATCGCCGACGGTATCCGCCGTCGCCTCTACGACCGCGTCGAGAGCTGA